From the Methanofastidiosum sp. genome, the window AATATGATATTAGAGTTAATAATTATGTAGATCAAAATAAAGAAACAATTCAGATATTGAGGCCAGTACTTCAGTTTTTTGGACTTGCAGGTATTATAGCATTATTAGTTGGTGCTATAGGCATAATCACAACAATGTTTATTTCAATGAAGGAGAGAAAAAAAGAAATAGGGACAATGAAAGCCGTAGGAATTAAAAGTGGAGAAGTACTTAATTTCTTTCTTTTCGAAGCGTTACTTCTAGGTGTTACTGGCAGCCTTTTAGGTGTTATTTTAGGAATTATAATCTCTACTCAACTAGTATTAGTCGCCGAGGCATTATTTAATACACCTCTAATTTTAGTAATTGATCCGTTCATTTTAGTATATGGATTTCTAGTGGGCGTGTTTTCAGTATTGACATTTCAAATTGTTCCCGCGTATATTGGAAGTCAGATTAGGCCAATAATAGTTCTTAAAGACATGGAAGGAGAAAAACCCTTTTATAGGGATTGGGGATTCATAAAAATAGTATTTATCTCTTTTTTAGTCTTTGGGGGCATACTCTATATTAATTTACGTTCATTATTATTAGTTCTTGGGGTTTATGGATTAATTCTCTTAATGTTCATTTTCACGATTGTTGCAAGATATATAATTAGATTAGTTTCAAGATTCCCAACATTTAATCTTGTATCTCTAAAGCTAGGCCTGAGGAGTATAGAACGAAATCATTGGACCGTTGCAACAGCACTTTTGGCAATTGCAATTGGACTTGGAAGTGTTGGGGCAGTATTAACAACTGGTGAAGGACTTAAAGATTTTGTAGCCGACGCTTTTTCCTCATTTGCAGACTATGATGTTCAGATAAATGGAATATCCGATTCAAAAATTTCGATAATGGAAGAAAGACTTTTACTAATGGAAGAAGTAAAAACTATTTATAGAACAACAGATGAATTCTCAGGATTTTCAGTGAATATTAAGGCAGTCAATGGTAAAGATATCTATAGATATATTAGTGATTTTACAGAGGAGAAACGTAAACAAGCCGAAGAGGGATGTTTAAATGTAAATATAGGGGGCCGAAATCTTGAACATAATCCTCTTAATCTGGTAACATTTAGAACAATAAAAGGAAGGCTTCTAGATAAACAAGACATTGGAAAAAACAGAATAATCGTGTCAACTAGATGTGTAGAGACATTTGGGTTTGATGTAGGCGATAAGATTACATTTGAATTTAATGATTACAATGTTGACATGGAGATTGTTGGAGTATATTCCCCAAGTTTCCAAGGAGGTGGACCTCCCTCTTCAAATCTGGGAATTATAACTTCAGTTGAAACTCAAGACAAGATTAGAAGAACATCTTCAAATAAACAATTTAATATTTTAGAGATAAATAACCTCAGTCTAAAGGATTATGTTTCTGTATTGCCTCCGTCTCAAGCTAAATTCATTCCAATTTTCTCAAATCCAAAAGCGAATATAGTCGGTTTAGAATTAGAAAATGAATTTTTTGGCAGATATGACACAGAAGGCATAATAATATCTACAAAACTGGCACAATCGTTAGGTTTAAAGAAAGGCGACACTTTACTGCTAGAAGAAAATGATTACAAAAAGATATTTATTATTCGGGAAATTAGAGAGGGACCATTCAATAAGGATGCGGAGATTATCATTCCCTACAAGGCTTTAGAAAGAACATTTCCAGATATATATTCCTATACCCTCAATGTAATTGCAAAAGAAGGACAGTTAGAATCTTTATCTAAAAAAACTAAATCAATGTTTGCGCCTGACTATTACGTGTTTGAATCTTCA encodes:
- a CDS encoding ABC transporter permease, with amino-acid sequence MLEKSKINIYFKYAATSLLRRKQRSLFSLLAIAISISSIVAISLMGNSVDYTLQSSVKYYFGGDLRLDMDAIGFRTGEFDFKETEEFIISLRDRGTIQDYTYQIDTVRGTDIQREGVTQTFLGLRGVEIGKYPLYNEIPVIEPEGAKFNSLIKEPYDIVVNDILVQNLKLKLGDTLPVLSDNGRTEFKVVGIVKEGGGVADIFGVGIIRHETMLELLKLNERDATSFFIKTQNDSLMYDAERSLKTEFIERNKYDIRVNNYVDQNKETIQILRPVLQFFGLAGIIALLVGAIGIITTMFISMKERKKEIGTMKAVGIKSGEVLNFFLFEALLLGVTGSLLGVILGIIISTQLVLVAEALFNTPLILVIDPFILVYGFLVGVFSVLTFQIVPAYIGSQIRPIIVLKDMEGEKPFYRDWGFIKIVFISFLVFGGILYINLRSLLLVLGVYGLILLMFIFTIVARYIIRLVSRFPTFNLVSLKLGLRSIERNHWTVATALLAIAIGLGSVGAVLTTGEGLKDFVADAFSSFADYDVQINGISDSKISIMEERLLLMEEVKTIYRTTDEFSGFSVNIKAVNGKDIYRYISDFTEEKRKQAEEGCLNVNIGGRNLEHNPLNLVTFRTIKGRLLDKQDIGKNRIIVSTRCVETFGFDVGDKITFEFNDYNVDMEIVGVYSPSFQGGGPPSSNLGIITSVETQDKIRRTSSNKQFNILEINNLSLKDYVSVLPPSQAKFIPIFSNPKANIVGLELENEFFGRYDTEGIIISTKLAQSLGLKKGDTLLLEENDYKKIFIIREIREGPFNKDAEIIIPYKALERTFPDIYSYTLNVIAKEGQLESLSKKTKSMFAPDYYVFESSEVLSIVNRLIDQVVIPISLLASFSLFVAIIVISNTMYLSILDRKREIGIMKAIGASNLTVLKNLAVENLAIGTIGGILSLVILYMAFVGLSLILQIGNIPISFAILMGIFTLSLVVSVLASIIPAYNTSKIRPLSVLRYE